The Nocardioides zeae genome includes the window GCCGCGGGCGCGGCCCCGCTGGTGCACGGCGCGCCGGTGTCCGACCCGGAGACGAAGGCGACGGCGATCCGGATCGGCAACCCCGCCTCGTGGAAGCTGGCCGTGGCCGCCGCCGAGGAGTCGGGTGGTCGGTTCCGCGCCGTGACCGACGAGCAGATCCTCAGCGCCCAGCGCGAGCTGGCGCGGCGCGACGGCGTCTTCGTCGAGCCGGCCTCCGCGACCGGTGTCGCCGGCCTCCTCGACGACCTCGACCGGGGGGAGTCCTACGCCGGCCTCACCGTCGCGGTGACCGTGACGGGCCACGGGCTCAAGGACACCGTGACGGCGCTGGAGGGCCTCGGCGACGTCGTGGACTCCGTCGTCGACGCCGACGTGGCCGACGTGGCGCGCGCAGCCGGGCTCGCCTGACGTGGGGGCCCTCGACGCCCCGCTGGACCGCACGGACCCGGGTGCCGCCTTCGTGCAGGGACCGGTCTCGGTCTCCGTGCCGGCGACCTCGGCGAACCTCGGTCCGGGCTACGACACCCTGGGGCTGGCGCTCGCCCTCCGCGACGTGCTCACCGGTGAGGTGATCGCACCGGCCGACGGGACGCCGGCCCGGGTGGAGGTCGAGGTCGTCGGCGAGGGTGCCGGCGACGTACCGCTCGACGAGTCCCACCTGGTGGTCCGCGCGATGCGCTGCGCCTTCGAGCAGATGGGGCTCGCCCAGCCCAGCCTGCGCCTGCGCTGCGAGAACGTGCTGCCCCACAGTCGGGGGCTCGGGTCGTCCTCGGCCGCGATCGTCGGTGGGCTGGCGCTCGCGCGCGCCCTCGTCGCCGACGGTGCCCAGCGGCTCGACGACACGGATCTCTTCACCCTCGCCGCCCGGCTCGAGGGACACCCCGACAACGTGGCCCCTGCGGTCTTCGGCGGGTTCACGGTCTCGGGCTCGGAGGGCGGCACGTTCTTCGCGGTGCCCTCGCCGGTCGCCGCGGGGGTCTCCGCCGTGGTCTTCGTCCCGGACGAGCCCGTCTCGACCGAGGTCGCCCGCAGCCTGCTGCCCGCGACGGTGCCGCACGCCGACGCCGCCGCGAACGCGGCGCGGGTGGCGCTCCTCGTGCTCGCGCTCGCCCAGCGTCCCGAGCTGCTGCCGGCCGCGACGCGGGACTACCTCCACCAGGACTACCGCGCCTCGGCGATGCCCCGCAGCGCCGAGCTGGTGCGGGCCCTGCGCGCCGACGGCGTCGCGGCGGTCATCTCGGGCGCCGGCCCCACGGTGCTGGCGTTCGTCGGCGACGCGGACCCCGACGACCACGTCGAGTCGCCCGCGGACGCGCGGCGCGCTCTCACGAGCGCGGAGGCGCTGCTCGCGCGCTGCCCCGACGGGTGGCGCGCCCACCACCTCGCGGTGGATCCGCGGGGTGTGGTGGTACGGTAACCAGCGCGTCATCGATCGGTCTGCTCCGATCGTGCGGCGCGGCGCTCGCCGGGATCATCCCGCGCGGTGCAACCTCCTCCACGTCCCCGACGCGGATCCACTCCTGCCCGACGCAGCTCGCCCGCGAGCCGTGACGGGTCGGCCCTGCGGCGTGGAGGCCATGACCCCAGCTGGCGGTGCGGACCGCGCGTTCTCCGCCCAGCGCACAAACGTGGGAAGGACCTCACGTGACTGAGACGATCGATTCCGCCGCAGCCGAGCAGACCCCGAAGAAGCGCGGCGGGCTCAACTCCCTGCTGCTCGCCGACCTCAAGTCGATGGCGGGTGGCCTGGGGATCGCGGGTGCGAGCGGCATGAAGAAGGCCCAGCTCGTCGACGCGATCAAGGCGGCCCAGTCGGGCGGCGGTGCGTCCGCGTCCGGCACGGCCCCGGCGCGCCGCGCCCGCAAGACCACCGCGTCCGCCGAGGCCCCGGCAGCCGCGCCCGAGCAGAGCGCCCCGGCCGACGCGGCCGCGGAGCGCCCCGCCCGCACCCGGCGGGCACGCCAGGCCGACGGCGACGCCCAGCCCGCCGCGAGCGGCGGGAACGGCGCCGGTCCGGCGACGGACGAGTCCGCCCCGAGCGCCGAGCGCGCCGAGCGGCCCGCGCGCCGCCGCGACCGCCAGCAGGCGGACAGCACCGAGACCACCGGCTCGGCGGACGACGCCGGCCGCTCGCAGGGCGACGCCCCGCGGGAGCAGCGCGGCGACCAGCGCGAGGGCCGGGGCAACCGTGACGGCCAGGGCAACCAGGACCGCAACCAGGACCGCAACCAGGACCGGGACCGGAACCAGGACCGCAACCAGGGCGGGAACCAGGGCGGGAACCAGGACCGCAACCAGGGCAACCGGAACCAGGGCGGGAACCAGGACCGCCAGGGCGGCAACCAGGGCCAGCGCAACCAGGACCGCAACCAGGACCGTGGCGGCAACCAGGGCCCGCAGTCGAACCGCGACGACGAGGGCGGTCGGCGCAGCCGGCGTCGTCGGGGCCGCGACCGTGACGGCGGGGGCGGCAACAACCGCGACCGCAGCGGCCGGGGCGGTCGGGAGCCCGACACCACGATCCTCGAGGACGACGTCCTCGTGCCCGCGGCGGGCATCCTCGACGTCCTCGACAGCTACGCGTTCGTCCGCACCAGCGGCTACCTGCCGGCGCCCGAGGACGTCTACCTGTCGCTCCCCATGGTGCGGAAGATGGGCCTGCGCCGTGGCGACGCCATCGTCGGCCAGGTGCGCCAGCCCCGCGAGGGCGAGCGCAAGGAGAAGTTCAACCCGATGGTGCGGGTGGACTCGGTCAACGGCGACGACCCCGAGAAGGCGCGCAACCGGCCCGAGTTCGCCAAGCTGACGCCGCTCTACGCCTCGGAGCGCCTGCGTCTCGAGACCGACCAGCACAACCTCATCGGTCGCGTCATCGACATCGCCGCGCCGATCGGCAAGGGCCAGCGCGGCCTCATCGTCTCCCCGGCCAAGGCCGGCAAGACGATGGTGATGCAGTCGATCGCCAACTCGATCACGCGCAACAACCCCGAGTGCCACCTCATGGTCGTGCTCGTCGACGAGCGTCCCGAGGAGGTCACCGACTTCGAGCGCTCCGTCAAGGGCGAGGTCATCTCCTCGACGTTCGACCGCCCGGCCGGCGACCACACGACGGTCGCGGAGCTGGCGATCGAGCGGGCGAAGCGCCTCGTCGAGCTGGGCCACGACGTCGTCGTCCTCCTCGACGGCATCACCCGCCTGGGCCGCGCTTACAACCTCGCCGCCCCGCCGAGCGGACGCATCCTCTCCGGTGGTGTGGACTCGGCCGCGCTCTACCCGCCGAAGAAGTTCTTCGGTGCGGCCCGCAACATCGAGAACGGCGGCTCGCTCACCATCCTCGCCACGGCCCTCATCGAGTCCGGCTCGAAGATGGACGAGGTGATCTTCGAGGAGTTCAAGGGCACCGGCAACATGGAGATCCGGCTGCGCCGCGAGTTCGCGGAGAAGCGGATCTTCCCGGCGATCGACGCCGTCCAGTCGGGCACCCGTCGCGAGGAGCTGCTCCTCGGCAAGGACGAGCTCGCCATCATCTGGAAGGTGCGTCGCCTCCTGTCGGGTCTCGACGGCCAGCAGGCGCTGGAGCTCCTGCTCGAGCGGCTCAAGAAGTCGCAGAGCAACATCGAGTTCCTCATGCAGGTGCAGAAGACGATGCCGGGCGCCGGCGAGAACGGTCACTGAGCGCCGCCTCCGGGCGGCCACAGAAGCGTCGCCACCGGGGAACACACGGATTGGTGTCCGTGTTGACCCCGGTGGCACAATCCATCGCTGGCTCCGGTTCACGGCCTCCCACCGGGGGAGGACGACCCGGCGGCCGAGGAGAAGAGGACAGATCATGCAGAAGGACATCCACCCCGACTACGTCGTCACCCAGGTCACCTGCACCTGTGGCGCGAAGTTCGAGACCCGCAGCACGTCGACGTCCGGCTCGATCCACGCCGACGTGTGCTCGCAGTGCCACCCGTTCTACACGGGCAAGCAGAAGATCCTCGACACCGGCGGCCGCGTGGCCCGCTTCGAGGCGCGCTACGCGAAGGCTGGCGCGGCCAAGAAGAACTGAGGCCCGTCTCAGCGCCGGCTGGCTCCTCTCGGCCTCCATGTCGAGGGAGCCAGCCGGCGCTGTGCATTTCCCGCCCCTGAACCCGACCGAGGAGCCCCCGTGTTCGAGGCCGTCGAGGCCCTGGCCGCCGAGCAGGCCGAGCTCGAGCGCACCCTGGCCGACCCGTCGCTGCACGCCGACCAGGCGGCCGCGAAGCGCGTCAACCAGCGGTACGCCGAGGTCAGCGCCGTCGTCCGCACCTGGCGGGAGTGGCAGGAGCTGGGCGACGACCTCGGCGCCGCCCGGGAGCTGAGCGCCGACGACGCGGCCTTCGCCGCCGAGGCCGAGGAGCTCGCCGCACGCCGCGAGGAGGCCGCCGAGCGACTGCGGCGGCTGCTCGTGCCGCGCGACCCCGCGGACGGCAAGGACGCCCTGCTCGAGCTCAAGTCGGGGGAGGGTGGCGAGGAGTCGGCGCTGTTCGCGGGGGACCTGCTCCGCATGTACGCCCGGTACGCCGAGCGCCAGGGGTGGACCACCGAGGTGCTCGACGCGACGCCGTCCGACCTCGGGGGCTACAAGTCCGTGACGGTCGCGGTGAAGGCGAAGGGAACGCCGGAGCCGGGGACGGCGCCGTACGCGCTCCTCAAGTTCGAGGGCGGGGTGCACCGGGTGCAGCGGGTGCCGGTGACGGAGTCGCAGGGGCGCGTCCACACGAGCGCCGCCGGCGTGCTGGTGCTCCCCGAGGCCGAGCAGGTCGACGTCAGCATCGACGAGAACGACCTGCGCATCGACGTCTTCCGCAGCTCCGGACCCGGCGGGCAGAGCGTCAACACGACCGACTCGGCCGTGCGGATCACGCACGTGCCGTCGGGCATCGTGGTCAGCTGCCAGAACGAGAAGAGCCAGCTGCAGAACAAGGAGCAGGCGCTGCGCATCCTCCGTGCGCGGCTCCTCGCGGCGGCGCAGGAAGCAGCGGCCGCGGAGGCCAGCGACGCCCGGCGTTCCCAGGTGCGCACCGTCGACCGCTCCGAGCGCATCCGCACCTACAACTACCCGGAGAACCGGATCTCCGACCATCGCACCGGCTACAAGGCCTACAACCTCGACGCCGTCCTCGACGGCGACCTCGGCCCGGTCGTGGCGTCGGCCGTCGACGCCGACCTCGAGGCGCGGCTGGCGTCGGTCGAGGCGGGCCCGGCCCGATGACCGGCCCGACGACCGGCGCGGCGGAGCCCCTCGCGGCCGTCCGACGGCGGGCGAGCGCCGTGCTCGCCGCCGCGGGGGTGGCCAGCCCGGAGCGCGACGTCGAGCTGCTGCTGGCGCACGTCCTCGACGTACGCCTGGGCAACCTCGCCCTCGTCCGGTCCCTGGAGGCGCCGCAGGCCGCCGAGCTCGACGCGCTGGTGGCCCGGCGTGCCGCGCGCGAGCCGCTGCAGCACCTGACCGGCTCGGCCGCCTTCCGGCACGTCGAGCTGGCGGTCGGCCCCGGGGTCTTCGTGCCCCGGCCCGAGACGGAGCTGCTCGCCGGGTGGGCCGTCGACCGCGTGCGGGAGGCGGGGGAGCAGCCCGTCGTCGTCGACCTGTGCACGGGCTCGGGCGCGATCGCCCGCGCGCTCGCGGACGAGGTTCCCCACGCACGCGTCCACGCGGTCGAGCTCGACCCCGACGCGTTCACCTGGGCTCAGCGGAACCTGGCCGGCACGGGCGTGGACCTCCGCCAGGGGGACCTGGCCGACGCGTTCGTCGACCTCGACGGCACGGTCGACGTCGTGGTGAGCAACCCGCCCTACATCCCGCTCGAGGCCTGGGAGTCCGTCGCCCCCGAGGCCCGGGACCACGACCCCCACCTCGCCCTCTTCTCCGGCGACGACGGTCTCGACGCGGTCCGCTCCCTGGTGGGCCGCGCGGCGGCCCTCCTGCGTCCCGGCGGGCACCTCGGCTTCGAGCACGCCGACGAGCAGGGCGAGAGCGCCCCCGCGGTCGTCGTCGCGGACGGCCGCTGGAGCGACGTGCGCGACCACCCCGACCTGGCAGGTCGCGCGCGCTACACGACGGCGAGGCTGGCACGATGAGCCCCGTGAGCGAGCCGCAGACCCCCGAGGACCGCACGCCCGAGACGCCCAGCCTGGAGAAGGCGACGACGCCGAGCCGCGTCCTGCCGACCACCACCCCCGAGGAGCGTGAGTCGGCCGTCGAGGCCGCCACCCTCGCCGTACGCCGCGGTGCGGTGGTCGTGCTCCCCACCGACACGGTGTACGGCGTGGGTGCCGACGCGTTCGACCCCACCGCGGTGTCGCAGCTGCTCGCGGCCAAGGGCCGCGGACGGGACATGCCGCCGCCGGTGCTCATCAGCTCGGCCGTGACGGCCGACGCCCTGGCGCGGGAGATCCCCGGCTGGGCGCGTGCCCTCATGGACGCCTTCTGGCCCGGCCCGCTCACGATCGTGCTCCACCAGCAGGCCTCGCTCCAGTGGGACCTCGGCGACACGCGGGGGACCGTCGCGCTGCGGATGCCCGACCACGAGCTGGCGCGCGAGATCCTCGAGCGCACCGGACCGCTGGCCGTGAGCTCGGCGAACCTCACGGGCCGTCCGGCCGCGACCACCGCCCAGCAGGCCGACGGCATGCTCGGCGACGCGGTCGAGGTGATCGTCGACGGCGGCACCTCGCCGGGCGGCAGCGCCAGCACCATCGTCGACGCGACCGGCCCGCAGGGCCGGGTGCTGCGGACCGGCGCGCTCAGCCTCGAGGAGCTCAACGCCGTGCTCGAGCCCCAGGGCGCCACGCTCGTCGACAACGGCTGAGAGGGCGCGCGTTGCGGGAGTACCTCCTCGTCGTCCTGGTCGCCGCCGCCGTCACCTACCTGGCGACGGTGGTGGCGCGCGAGCTCGCGCTGCGCTGGGGCGCCGTCGCGAAGGTGCGGGGCCGCGACGTGCACGTCACGCCGATCCCGTACTTCGGCGGGATGGCGATGCTCGTCGGCATCGTCGCGGCCTACGCCGTTGCCCGCCAGCTGCCCTTCCTGTCCTACCGCGGCTCGGAGTCGCTGTTCCGCGACGCCGGGGTGGTGGTGCTGGCCGGCGCGGTCATCTGCCTCGTGGGGATCGCCGACGACCTGTGGGAGATCTCCCCGCTCATGAAGGCTGGCGCCCAGGTGCTGGTGGCGTCGGGCCTGGTGCTGAGCAACGTGCAGTTCTACTCGGTGCCGCTGCCCGGCGGGGGCATCTTCGTCATGGACGAACTCCAGGGCGCGCTGCTGACGGTGATCATCGTCGTGGTCACCGTCAACGCGGTGAACTTCGTCGACGGCCTCGACGGCCTGGCCGCGGGCGTGGTCGGCATCGGGGCGCTGGCCTTCTTCTGGTTCTGCTACCAGCTCGCCAACGTCAACGGGGCCACCCTGGCGAACACCGGCGCCCTGCTGAGCGCGCTGCTGGCGGGGGCCTGCCTCGGCTTCCTCGGCCACAACTTCCACCCGGCGCGGCTGTTCATGGGGGACAGCGGCTCGATGCTCATCGGGCTCATGCTGTCCGCCAGTGCCATCACCCTGACGGGCCAGTTCCCCGCCACGGAGCTCACGGCGGACGCCGACGGCGGTACGGCGAGCCTGCTGCCCGTCCTGCTGCCCGTCCTGCTGCCCGTGGCCATCCTCATCATCCCGCTGACCGACCTGGTGCTCGCCGTGCTGCGGCGGGCCAAGAAGCGCGTCTCGCCCTTCGAGGCCGACAAGCAGCACCTGCACCACCGGCTCCTCGAGATCGGGCACTCCCACCGGCGTGCCGTGCTCGTCATGTGGATGTGGGCCGCGCTGGTCGGGTTCGGCACGGTGACGATGAGCCTCTACTCGGGGGCGCTCGTGGCGGCGGTGCTGGCCGTCGGCTTCGTGGCCACCCTGGCCGTGACGCTGCTCGTGCGCTCGGCCGAGCCGGTCGACGAGGTCGCCCTTGCGGCGCCCCCGGAGGAGCTGGCGACGCCCCCCGAGGACGGCGCGACCGAGGGCTTGTGATAACTTTCACGAGCGCTCGGGCCGCTGTCTGACCGCGTCTCCCGCACCACCTCCTCACCCCCGACGAGAACGGCCGCCCTCATGACGACCGCCCCCGCCGCCGGCACGCAGCGCCCTCGCGGCGCCGCTCGCCTCGTGCTGCGGACGACCGTCCCGGTGGGTCTCTCGGTCGTCGTGCTCACCCTCGTGGGAGCGCTCGTGGGCGGGTCCTCGGCTGCGCTCGGCGCACTGGTCGGGGGAGTGCTGCTGCTGGTCGTGCTCGGTTCCAGCACCCTGGTGGTGGACCTGGTCGCCACCCTCGCGGGTGCCCCCGTCCTCCTCGTGAGCGTGCTCACCTACACCCTCAACGTGGTCCTCGTGCTGCTCGCGCTCATCGTGGTGCAGCGGTCGGGGCTGACGGACGACGCGCTGAGCGCGCCGTGGCTGGGCGGAGCGATCGTGGTCGGTGCCCTGGTGTGGACCGTGGCGCACGTGGTGGTCACCCTCCGGGCGCGGATTCCGCTCTACGACCTGCCCGACCGAGCGGCCGTCCCGTCGGAGAGGCCAGGTGCGTGATGGCGGTCTCTGCCTGCTATCGTCCGGGGCGCGATGACACCGCAGGAGCCCTCCTCCGAACGTTCGAGGACAACACCCGACGGGCCGATGGCCGACCCCTGGCGATCGTTCAGCTACATGACCTCGGGCGTGCTGCTCTACGGGCTCCTCGGCTGGCTCGCAGATCGATGGTTGGGCACGAGCTTCCTGGTTGCGATCGGCATCCTGGTCGGCGCGGGTCTGGGCATCTACATGACGTTCGCCCGCTACAACCGGGCTTCCCCCGAAGCCCCCACCGACAAACCGACGACCTGAACGCGGGCGGTCCGGCCTGGACCGCTGCGATCGACCACCCGGACCTGATGGCCGACCTCACGAAGGAGCACACGCGTTGAGCGTCAACGTTCTGGCCGCGACGGAGGAGCCCTACATTCCGGGCCCCTCCAGCTTCGACCTGCCGCCGATCTTCGGTGAGGGCACGATCGTCACCAAGCCGATGGTGCAGATCGTCCTCTTCGCCGCCCTGGCCTTCGCGTTCCTCTACTTCGCGTCGCGCAAGCGCGCGCTCGTCCCCGGCAAGCTGCAGTTCGTCGGCGAGGCCGGCTACGGCTTCGTCCGCAACTCGCTCGGCCGCGACATCATCGGCAGCCACGACTTCCAAAAGTTCGTGCCCTACCTGGTGTCGATGTTCTTCCTGCTCCTGTTCAACAACTGGGCCGCGGCGATCCCCGTGATCCAGTTCCCGACGTTCTCGCGTGCGGGACTAGTCTACGGCCTCGCACTCATCAGCTGGCTGGTCTACAACGGCGTCGGCATCAAGAAGCACGGCCTCCTGGGCTACTTCAAGCTGCAGTGCATGCCGAGCGGCGTGAAGGGCCCGATCCTGGTGCTCATCGTCCCGCTGGAGTTCTTCTCCAACATCCTGGTCCGCCCGGTCACGCTGGCCCTGCGTCTGTTCTGCAACATGTTCGCGGGCCACCTGCTGCTCATCCTGTTCGCGATGGGCGGTTACTGGCTGATCTTCCAGAGCGGCGTGCTCGGCTACGTGCCGGTGGGCATCCTCGCCTGGGTGCTGTTCACGGCCATCTTCTTCCTGGAGCTGCTGATCCAGTTCCTCCAGGCGTACGTGTTCACGCTGCTGAACGCGATGTACATCGCCGGCGCCCTCGCCGACGAGCACTGACCTTCCCCTTCCAGCAACACCGCTGAGAAACCCAACCGAAAGGAAGCACCGCCGTGGAAATGACCGGCTCGCTCAACATGATCGGGTACGGCCTGGCCGCCATCGGCCCGGGTATCGGCATCGGCCTGATCTTCGCCGCCTACATCAACGGTGTGGCGCGCCAGCCCGAGGCGCAGAGCCGCCTCCAGACGATCGCCATCCTCGGCTTCGCGCTCGCCGAGGCGCTCGCGATCATCGGTATCGCGCTCGCGTTCGTCCTCAACCCCTGAGCCTCACCGCTCGCGCGCACTGACGAAGGACACTGCCCATGAAGTCCATCATCCTCGCAGCCTCCGAGGGCGAAGAGCCGAACCCGCTCATCCCGCACATCCCTGAGCTGGTCCTCGGCATCGTCGTCTTCGCCCTGCTCTACCTCCTGGTCAAGAAGTTCGTCTACCCGAACTTCGAGGCCACGTTCGCCGAGCGCACCTCGGCGATCGAGGGCGGTCTGGCCGCGGCCGAGACCAAGCAGGCCGAGGCCGACGCCAAGCTCGCCGAGCTCGAGCAGCAGCTCGCGGACGCCCGCCACGAGGCGGCCCGCATCCGTGAGGAGGCCCGCGAGCAGGGCGCGACGATCATCGCCGAGATGCGCGAGCAGGCCCAGGCCGAGTCCGCGCGCATTGTCGAGGCGGGCAAGGCGCAGATCGAGGCCGAGCGCCAGCAGGCGGTCACCTCGCTCCGTGCCGAGGTCGGCACGCTCGCGACCGGTCTCGCCGGTCGCATCGTCGGGGAGAGCCTCGAGGACGAGGCTCGCCAGAGCCGCGTCGTCGAGCGGTTCCTCGCCGACCTCGAGTCCTCCGGCGGGGTCAACTGATGGCCGACTTCCGTGGCACGTCGGCCGACGCGCTCGCGGCGCTGACCGTCGAGCTGCGGGCCGTCGCCGAGGGCGACCTCGCCCGTGTCGGTGGCGACCTCTTCGCGGTCGCCGGCATCCTCCGCGGCGAGCCGGCCCTGCGCCGGGTCGTCACGGACGTGTCGGTGCCCGCCGAGGCCAAGCAGGGCCTGCTCCGGCAGATCCTGCAGGGCAAGGTCGCCGAGGGCACCCTGCCGCTGGTCGCCTCCGCCGTCGCGCACCGCTGGACGGTCGCCCGCGACCTCGCCGACGCCATCGAGCGTCTCGGGGAGATCGCGGTCGTCCGCTCCGCCGGGGCCGACAGCACCCGGCTCGAGAACGAGATCTTCGAGCTCGGGCAGGTCGTCAAGGGCGAGCCGTCGCTGCGCGACGCGCTCTCCGACCCGGCCCGCTCGGTCGACGACAAGGCCCGCCTGGTCGACGACCTGCTCGGCGGCAAGGCGCTCCCCGCGACCGTCGTGCTGGCCAAGCAGTCCCTGGTCGGCAGCTACCGCACGGTGAGCGCCGCGCTCGCGACGTACGAGCGGGTCGCCGCCGACGTGAACGGTGAGCGGGTCGCCTCGGTGACCGTCGCGAAGCCGCTCGCCGAGGGCGACCGGGCTCGACTGGTCGACGTACTGTCGCGACAGTACGGCCGCCCGGTGCACCTGAACGTCGTCGTGGACCCGTCCGTGGTCGGAGGTGTCCTCGTCGAGATCGGCGACGACATCATCGACGGCACGGTCGCCGGGCGCCTCGACACCGCACGCCGCCGCCTCGCCGGCTGACCCCGGCCCCGATCCCAGCCGCACCCGCGCCCTCCACCACCCGGGCCGAGAACCAGAAGGAAGAGTGATGACGGAGCTTTCGATCCGTCCGGACGAGATCCGCGACGCGCTCCAGCGTTTCGTGTCGGACTACACGCCCGAGACCGCCAGCCGTGACGAGGTCGGCCTCGTCGCCGAGGCCGCCGACGGCATCGCCCGCGTGTCGGGTCTGCCGTCCGCCATGGCCAACGAGCTCCTCGAGTTCGAGGACGGCACGCTGGGTCTGGCGCTCAACCTCGACGCCCGCGAGATCGGTGTCGTCGTCCTCGGCGACTTCGACAAGATCGAGGAGGGCCAGGCCGTCAAGCGCACGGGCGAGGTCCTCTCGGTCCCCGTCGGCGACGGCTACCTCGGCCGCGTGGTGGACCCGCTCGGCAAGCCCATCGACGGCCTCGGCGAGCTCGAGACCAGCGGCCGCCGCGCCCTCGAGCTGCAGGCGCCCACCGTGGTGCAGCGCAAGTCGGTGCACGAGCCGCTGTCGACCGGCATCAAGGCCATCGACGCCATGACGCCGATCGGCCGTGGCCAGCGCCAGCTGATCATCGGTGACCGCGCGACCGGCAAGACCACGATCGCGATCGACACGATCATCAACCAGAAGCAGAACTGGGCCTCGGGCGACCCGTCCAAGCAGGTCCGCTGCATCTACGTGGCGATCGGCCAGAAGGGCTCGACCATCGCCTCCGTGCGTGGCGCCCTCGAGGAGGCCGGCGCGCTGGAGTACACGACCATCGTCGCCGCCCCGGCGTCCGACTCGGCCGGCTTCAAGTACCTGGCGCCGTACACGGGCTCGGCCATCGGCCAGCACTGGATGTACGAGGGCAAGCACGTCCTCATCGTGTTCGACGACCTGACCAAGCAGGCCGAGGCCTACCGTGCCGTGTCGCTGCTGCTGCGCCGTCCGCCGGGCCGCGAGGCCTACCCGGGTGACGTGTTCTACCTGCACAGCCGGCTCCTCGAGCGCTGCGCGAAGCTGAGCGACGACCTGGGCGCGGGCTCGATGACGGGTCTCCCGATCATCGAGACGAAGGCCAACGACGTCTCGGCGTTCATCCCGACCAACGTCATCTCGATCACCGACGGCCAGATCTTCCTGCAGTCCGACCTCTTCGCGGCCAACCAGCGGCCCGCGATCGACGTCGGCGTGTCGGTCTCCCGCGTGGGTGGTGCCGCGATGACCAAGGCGATGAAGGCCGTCACCGGCTCGCTCAAGGTCGACCTGGCGCAGTTCCGCGCCATGGAGGCCTTCGCGATGTTCGCGTCCGACCTCGACGCCGCCTCGCGCCAGCAGCTCGACCGCGGCCAGCGCCTCATGGCCCTGCTCAAGCAGCCGCAGTACTCGCCGTACCCCGTCGACGAGATGACCGTCTCGCTCTGGCTGGGCACGTCGGGTCGCCTGGACAAGGTCCCCACGGACGACGTCCTCCGCTTCGAGCAGGAGTTCCTGGACTACCTGCGCCGCTCGCACGACGGCGTCCTCGCCGGCATCCGCGAGAGCCTCAAGTTCGAGGACTCGACCGAGTCGTCGCTGAACGACGCCTACGAGTCGTTCCTCGACCAGTTCGAGACCTCCGACGGCCAGTCGATCAAGGCCGGCAAGGAGTCGCACGAGGCCCTCGAGGACGACGAGCTCGGCCAGGAGCAGATCGTCAAGCAGAAGCGGGGCTGACCCATGGCCGTTTCGCTGCGTGAGTACCGCGCGCGGATCCGATCGACCGAGTCGATGAAGAAGATCACGCGCGCCATGGAGCTCATCGCTGCGTCCCGCATCATCAAGGCGCAGCAGCGGGCGCAGGCCGCCGCGCCGTACGCCCGCGAGCTCACCCGTGCCGTGTCGGCGGTGGCGACGTTCTCGAACGTCGACCACCCGCTGACCACGGAGCCCGAGAACCCGACCCGGGCCGCGGTCCTCATCGTCACGAGCGATCGCGGTCTGGCCGGTGCCTACTCCTCGAGCGTGCTCAAGGAGGCCGAGCGCCTCATCGAGCGCCTGCAGGGCGAGGGCAAGAAGGTGGACGCGTTCATCAGCGGCCGCAAGGGCGAGGCGTACTTCAAGTTCCGCCAGCGCCCGATCGCGCGGGCGTGGACGGGCTACTCCGACCAGCCGTCGTACGACGACGCCCGGGC containing:
- the rpmE gene encoding 50S ribosomal protein L31, producing MQKDIHPDYVVTQVTCTCGAKFETRSTSTSGSIHADVCSQCHPFYTGKQKILDTGGRVARFEARYAKAGAAKKN
- the prfA gene encoding peptide chain release factor 1, producing the protein MFEAVEALAAEQAELERTLADPSLHADQAAAKRVNQRYAEVSAVVRTWREWQELGDDLGAARELSADDAAFAAEAEELAARREEAAERLRRLLVPRDPADGKDALLELKSGEGGEESALFAGDLLRMYARYAERQGWTTEVLDATPSDLGGYKSVTVAVKAKGTPEPGTAPYALLKFEGGVHRVQRVPVTESQGRVHTSAAGVLVLPEAEQVDVSIDENDLRIDVFRSSGPGGQSVNTTDSAVRITHVPSGIVVSCQNEKSQLQNKEQALRILRARLLAAAQEAAAAEASDARRSQVRTVDRSERIRTYNYPENRISDHRTGYKAYNLDAVLDGDLGPVVASAVDADLEARLASVEAGPAR
- a CDS encoding L-threonylcarbamoyladenylate synthase, whose product is MSEPQTPEDRTPETPSLEKATTPSRVLPTTTPEERESAVEAATLAVRRGAVVVLPTDTVYGVGADAFDPTAVSQLLAAKGRGRDMPPPVLISSAVTADALAREIPGWARALMDAFWPGPLTIVLHQQASLQWDLGDTRGTVALRMPDHELAREILERTGPLAVSSANLTGRPAATTAQQADGMLGDAVEVIVDGGTSPGGSASTIVDATGPQGRVLRTGALSLEELNAVLEPQGATLVDNG
- the thrB gene encoding homoserine kinase, encoding MGALDAPLDRTDPGAAFVQGPVSVSVPATSANLGPGYDTLGLALALRDVLTGEVIAPADGTPARVEVEVVGEGAGDVPLDESHLVVRAMRCAFEQMGLAQPSLRLRCENVLPHSRGLGSSSAAIVGGLALARALVADGAQRLDDTDLFTLAARLEGHPDNVAPAVFGGFTVSGSEGGTFFAVPSPVAAGVSAVVFVPDEPVSTEVARSLLPATVPHADAAANAARVALLVLALAQRPELLPAATRDYLHQDYRASAMPRSAELVRALRADGVAAVISGAGPTVLAFVGDADPDDHVESPADARRALTSAEALLARCPDGWRAHHLAVDPRGVVVR
- the prmC gene encoding peptide chain release factor N(5)-glutamine methyltransferase; this translates as MTGPTTGAAEPLAAVRRRASAVLAAAGVASPERDVELLLAHVLDVRLGNLALVRSLEAPQAAELDALVARRAAREPLQHLTGSAAFRHVELAVGPGVFVPRPETELLAGWAVDRVREAGEQPVVVDLCTGSGAIARALADEVPHARVHAVELDPDAFTWAQRNLAGTGVDLRQGDLADAFVDLDGTVDVVVSNPPYIPLEAWESVAPEARDHDPHLALFSGDDGLDAVRSLVGRAAALLRPGGHLGFEHADEQGESAPAVVVADGRWSDVRDHPDLAGRARYTTARLAR
- the rho gene encoding transcription termination factor Rho, with the protein product MTETIDSAAAEQTPKKRGGLNSLLLADLKSMAGGLGIAGASGMKKAQLVDAIKAAQSGGGASASGTAPARRARKTTASAEAPAAAPEQSAPADAAAERPARTRRARQADGDAQPAASGGNGAGPATDESAPSAERAERPARRRDRQQADSTETTGSADDAGRSQGDAPREQRGDQREGRGNRDGQGNQDRNQDRNQDRDRNQDRNQGGNQGGNQDRNQGNRNQGGNQDRQGGNQGQRNQDRNQDRGGNQGPQSNRDDEGGRRSRRRRGRDRDGGGGNNRDRSGRGGREPDTTILEDDVLVPAAGILDVLDSYAFVRTSGYLPAPEDVYLSLPMVRKMGLRRGDAIVGQVRQPREGERKEKFNPMVRVDSVNGDDPEKARNRPEFAKLTPLYASERLRLETDQHNLIGRVIDIAAPIGKGQRGLIVSPAKAGKTMVMQSIANSITRNNPECHLMVVLVDERPEEVTDFERSVKGEVISSTFDRPAGDHTTVAELAIERAKRLVELGHDVVVLLDGITRLGRAYNLAAPPSGRILSGGVDSAALYPPKKFFGAARNIENGGSLTILATALIESGSKMDEVIFEEFKGTGNMEIRLRREFAEKRIFPAIDAVQSGTRREELLLGKDELAIIWKVRRLLSGLDGQQALELLLERLKKSQSNIEFLMQVQKTMPGAGENGH